In the Rhea pennata isolate bPtePen1 chromosome 4, bPtePen1.pri, whole genome shotgun sequence genome, AAGAGCTGAGCTAATCAGGAAAAGCTGTCTGCCTTCCTCACCATTGCTTGGATTCTGCTAATAAGGTGGGGTGGTGAATCTTTAAACTGCCTTAATCTCCCACTGGCAGGTAATTAATTCCTGGTACTTGTCCTAAAAGCCTCTTGCTCTTGGCAGAGGCGCTCAGACCTAGTTGCAATGAGGAAAGGAGAGCTGGAGCCTGCCAAGACTCAGTATGAGCAGCGCTCGCAAGCCTTAGCTTGGCTTGCAGACGGGGTCAGCGTGTATGTGGTGGGTAtggtgtgtgtgcgtgtgagtgtgcgtgtgtgtgcgcgcgtcTGCGCTGCACAGACCCGGGGCTCTGTCAGCCCAAATTTAGTCGGACCCCCCCAGGGCACCGGATCCTGCACCTCACAGGGCACGTCGATCCTGGAAAGTCTCCCACTCCACCCCGTCCCACCCCAGTAGGAGCTACTAACCTGGTGATAATGTAAGGACCAAAACAGATCACGAAAGACCctataaaaatactgattttcttgGTTGCCCGCTGCCTTCTCCGCTTCTGCTCATTAAGACAGCGCTGTTTCacactgcaaagggaaaaagcaatGGGTTAAGTCAGGAAGCGAGGCGAGCTCGCCCCAGTCAAGCTGAGAGGGGAAGGACCCGCAGCCCCGGTGCCGGCGAGGGCAGCCCTGGCCTCGCTGTGCCCGGAGGAGATCGCTGTCACcgaagcagcagctctctgttAAAAGGGAGCTCGAGCACCTGGGAGTACCCGGCTTCCGGGACTAACATTCAAACAAAGACGTCTATACAAATGCACAAGACATTATCTACAGGCAAATTAGCAGCCTTTGAAATTGGAGACGGGAGGGTTCGCCGTGTGCCGGGGACGGGCAGGACCGCATGTAAGGGTGCTGCGGAGGCAGGACACCCTTTCCACCCTGGGATTCTGCAAGAGTCCCGAGACCGTGAATATGAACATGCACACGTTACCTGGGGTGGATGTCCACCAGCAAAACCAGAGTCTGCATGGTGATAATGTCTATCCGTTTGCAGTGGAACCGGGCGACTTTCAACACCTTTAAATAGGTGAAACACAAGATCACCAGTGATAGCATGAAACTGGTGGCGTGAAAGACGATGGTGAACACTGTAAACCTTCTCCGTTCCGTCTCTTCCTTCAGGTGCAAGGTGCAAGAGGCATAAACGCTGCTGTAATCTACCCACGAGTAAAATAAGGATACCAAGGGGAAGGTTAGGGAGTGGAGCCACGAGTAGCCCATGAGTATCACAGCGTCCTTATACCTCATTTTGCTGGTGTAGCTTAGGGGGAACACCACGGCAATCCACTTGTCGATGCTGAGCGCTGCCATGCTCAGCATCGTGTTGGAAGTGAGGAAAGTTTCCAGGAAACCCACTGCTTTGCAGACGCAGCCCCCGAGGGGTTGCTGGTTCCTCAGGATCCCCAGCAAAGTGAAAGGCATGTTCAGGACGGTGAGGAGCAGGTTGCAAAAAGACAAGTTCACCAGGAAAACCCCGGCGACTTGCTTGCGGATCTCCGTACTGTAGACGAAGCATAGCAGCACCAGGAGGTTGGAGAGCAGCGAGACAACCAGGACCAGCACGAGGAGCAACGCCAGCAGCACGCCTGCCAAGTCCATCTCTCAGCGGGCCGCCTGGAGCGGGCgagggcaggaggaagggggcATCCGAGCCGGCACCGCAGCCTCgcctgccgccgcccgcggccgcccgcgcaTGTTGCCGGCGGCGCGGTGCGGGGCAGCGGCGAGCAGAGCCGGGGGAGCGGAGCCGGGAGGGCAGCGGCGAGCAGAGCCGGCGAGGGGAaaggggccgcggggcgcggggccggggccgggccgcggggctcggTGCGcgctgtccgcggtgctgaaGCGGCCGCTGCCCCGACGGCTTCAGGCCGCGGGGCGCGGTGCCcccccggcgggcgcgggcgcccTCGCCATCGCCcgccgctgcgctgcgctgcgctgcgctgcgctgcgctccgCCGGGCGCACGGCCTCCTTCAGGCACTGAGCATCTTCCCCAGGTGCCCAGCCCCTGAAATACTCCAGCCCCGGAGCCTCCCGCGGCGACTCATGCGCAGACCAGCGGCGGCGAGGCACAGGCTCAGCTAGGGATCGCGGAGTCGGGCTGATCCACTCCCGGACCAAAGGCGAGAGCAACAGGAAGCCCAACTTTTCCGCTAATGCGCAGCTCAAGAAGGATCTGAGCCGGCGACGAGTTGCTAATAGTTTAATCCTTGTGCTATGCCCAGGCGCATCCTGAGTGCGCCGATCGGATCCAGCAATCCTGCATCTTTTAGCAAAGCTGGCGCCTATGGCTCTTGGAAggtatttttcccctctccgTCTGAGGGCTTCCTTGCCCCCCCTCTTTGATTTTCTAGAGGAACTGCGGCCCTCCGGGTATTTACACCGTCCCATCGACCAGCAATAAGGTGAAGGAAGCTGTTTGTTTGGAGACTTCTCTTTTGCCACTCAGACTGGCACTTTTATTGCCCCGGCTGACTGAATAAGTACCTACATTAGGGCAGTGCTGGCAGGTTCTTTGAAAACCTAAAGTCTCTTAGCGTTTTCTGTTACACTGTTAGCATGACACCGAGGTGATAAGAAAGGGTCTTTATCAGATCGTAGCAAGAGCCGAAATGACAGACATGAAAGACTCTAGAAATTCACCTTCGCCACCTGTCAAAAAGGTGGATCACACGGCTAATGCCCAAATGTGTCATAAATCTGCCTTAGgtttaaaaaggggggggggagggggataaGTTTTGTGGCATCAAAGCACTGGTACAGAAATAAGATGTCATGTCTAATCACTGTCAGATTTTACAGCTGATTGCCAGAAATgacttgaagaaaatgaagaaaaagtagtttgCCTTCCATCAGAAATGACCATTAATATCCCAAGAAAATGCTTCATTACATATATTGTGCTTACCTTGTAGCCTTGTCACGCAAGTGTGGCCACTGTGTGAACAACTGTGCATAAAACTGCTTTAGAAGGCCTGAAGGCAAAGGGTTCTTTTTCCATCAGCAGCTATAAGTTTTAGACTGAGCTCTAATTTAAAAGGTTGCCATGGTAAGttatatgttttaaagaaagagcaaagcaacAAGACATAAGATGtattatttggaaaagaacCAGTACAGTATTATTCCTCAGGACAAGATGGAAACAAGGGAAATGTTTTCTCTAATTAGAAAGATGTTATTTCCAAAGTCACTCACAGTGGATACTTTGACTGTGTTTACACTTgacaaataaaaatctaatataTAGCTGTATAAGCATTTGAGAAAAAACAATCTGTAAAAGCGTGCTAATACTAGTTCTCTCAGAGTTTgcttatttctgtcttcaagGAATAAACATTGAAGAACCTGAAACTGCACAGAGGGCCAGGAACTCTGGATCATCATATCAGAAGCTTGTTTTATCCATGCAGAAGAGAGGCCCTATAATTACTCCCTCTCCTACAGCAGCAATTATTAGGGTTCCCATCTTGTTAGAACCCATCTATAGCCTACCTCTTATTTAATATTACTGCAATGTTATGGAGCTTTTCTGTTAGCCATCTGGGATCAGAGGTTCTCTGTTCAGTGATATTAGGTGGACAGATGCTATATTATTTTAACGTAGAGCCAACCTAGATGTGCTGTTTTCTTGCTGTGATAACTACCTGAGAAGCTGTTTCCTGATGGATCCAGACAGAAAGCAATCtctatctctctcttttctacACATACACAGGCTTATAATTTCTCTAATATAGCCTTTTCATCTGAAGAATGAATTGTTTCTGAAAACTAATGGAAAAAGAACACATCAAAacattatcaggaaaaaaaatggtgacaGGCAGTAGAAAACCAGGAAAAGCAGATTCTGGGGTTTATCATAGCTACTGTGAGCTGTACGGTCCCCTTCAGCAATGTCCAGGCTCAAAGAGCCCACTAGAGAAGACACTGTCAGATTTCCCCTGTTGGTTTTGGTGGACTTTTGCCACTGCAGAAAGTTAAGCATGTTCATAACTTCCTGTGGGATGCGAGTCCTGCGTTGACCCTTTCCTATTTACATACAGCAAGCCATAACACATCACATCAACAGCCTTTTAGTCTGATGATCAAGTACTGTTTTGTAGCTTACTTGACTGAAGGCAGTCTCCCATGTGAGTTCAGAAGGTTTGAACTTGCCCCTGGAGGACTGCAGCAGTATGCAATCTGTCACTGTAATCCCTGAAAACACATATATTCATTCATATTACCTTTATTCGTATAAGCAGTCATATGTAAATCCAAAACATTGGAGATTctcatatatgtatgtgtataagTAAGATCAAGATCTTAGAGTATTTACTTTCATAATCAAGCAGACTGAAACTGGGGACTCCGGAGACTGCTGTAATACAAATAAGAAGTAGGGAGAGAAGAACTTgcaattaattattatttaatagaTATAGACTGTGTAGTTAACACGGATTAGGTACATACTTGAGCCTTTTATTCTAATAGATACATCATTCATTAAATCTACACATCAATCTGTTCTAAATATTGACCACAACTTATTGGATTTAATGGTTAATGGACTGTATTAATTGGAAAGGAGTAGGGAATGGTTCAGATTCCCTTTTAGTTTCACTCCAGGAGAGATGTGTCATGCAAATTCCAATACAGATCACAGCTGAGCATAATTCAGCTCTAATCAATGTATTTTGCAATGGCTAGGAACACATTTACTTTGGTCCAAAATTTAAGAACACACCATGGAAGAAAGAGATCTCAAGCAAATTACCTGAAATAATTTGCAAGTACAAAAAAGAGCAACCCTTTCCCCCAGCCTGTTTTATGAtaggctgggggggggggggagagaaattAATTTATGCTAACCAATATAGGGGGAAATGGAGTGACTCATACAATTGATATTAAgaacaaagcttttcatttctatgTCACTAGCTAAAAAGTGATGCATAACAAAAGTGGGCAAGAGTGGTTAGCACCTATCAGACTTTTCAGTATGCTCTGTGAACTGCCTTGGTATTCATAGTTCCCACAAGCGTGTGGAAATATCTTCTTACCattgcaacagcagcagcatgttaTTGTTGTCAGGTTACCTTGGACCGCTTGAGTGAAGCCATGGTCTTTCAACCTGCCAATACTCAGCAACAActtcacaattttattttattctctgttttcagagttCTGCTTTATGATGATTGGAAGTATAAGGTCTTTGAGCAAGTAGTGCATCCTTACCCACTAGGTAATTCTTTATgccacagcaaaacaaacaagcaaatagaTAATAGTAATACAATAACCGACATGCAGTTAGTCTCTTCAGAAAAGATGCAAGACCTGACTCATCAGTTTAATATCATTCTATTACAGTGTTCCTGTGGCAAAATTCCAGTGGGCACATTTACTACCTGTGTATTATCTTTCTCATAAAGTTGTTCCTAAAATGGAATAAAGCCAAATTGAAAGTTCTGTAGAACGAtgctttgcaggaaaaaatatgtgtatttatcACAAATAtctgggaagggagaaaagcaaaagaaatatgaagctTAACAAAGAAGTAGTTCTGCAGAATGaatttacttcagaaatacGTAAATATTATAGTGAGGACTGGCTTAAATATTATAGTGAGGACTCTCATAGTTCAACAGaaatctttctgctgttttaaaattaaacactaTGCAAAAACCTTTCAGTTCATGTTTCCATTAATGCAAACTTGACATATTTCTAGAGTGTACAACATTGACCTCAAAATAATTcaagtagaaaatatttgattttggAAAATGGAGTTAAGGTTTCAAGAAAGTCGTAAAAATACCACAAGAATAatctatttaattatttttcttaatggaaaaGTAGGTACATAGATATTGGAGgatgaaaggaaagcaatattCTCAGAATTCCAACTAGTTTTAGCTGAGATaccattataaaaataaatatgtaggTATATGCGTCagcatcttctttttctcccaccaattcattttgtctttatttcacCATACGAGGAATTAGGTAGAACCAAAATTCTGGACTGCAAGATTCAGTTTCGAACTAAAGCTGTCTGGAATTTTTCCTAGAGTACTGGAAAAATATCCTGTTCTACTGAGTAGCAAAATATATTGGCTTCTGTGAAGTTCTTGTCAGGAGGTAAACAGATACTAACTAGTTTTTGCACCCAACAACTTTATGGCTGTGGTGCAGGTCTGAGATATTGATGGAGGAATACTGTGCCCTGAAACGAACAGAGCAGGAACTTGAGCCTCTCTCTTTACAACACAATGTCACAGCCTTCAAAAATACACAAGCCAGACCAATTCTTTTCTCAAAATAGTTTTGCAGTAAAGTTGCTTCTGATTTAATGGAATATTCAGGACTTGGGCTATAActggcatttttcattttacagaggTACCTTTCTTCTGGagtcagtagaaaaaaataggacaGTCAGTGGATTTCTATTAAATTCCATAGAGAAGATATGAGAGAATACATATCTtgccttcattttcatttgttttgtccAATAGCATATTTTCTGAGCATATGATATGCAACATATGATAGATTTTAAATCTGATAGGAATAAAGATTAAAGtacttttttcctgctattttgtCACAGTGCCTCACAAATACAGTGGTTCATACTATACCAGCCTGTTATAAAACTTATCAAAGCTGCAGGCATGTGGATGGAATTCCCAGGAGTCTTTTACTGGCATTTTCTACAAATGTTACAATGTTTAGCGCTCCCAGGGGCCAGCAAACActaaatggcattttttttcagaaactgctgTGGCAATTTATTTGCCAGTGAAGTTCCAGGAGCCAGTCTATGGAaaaacacacgcacacacacacaaaaacacagcaTGTGTTCTTCTTTGCTgtagaaattctcatttttctgccttatttcttctaaattcCCCACACATCTTGCACAGAAGGTTTGATTCTGCTTTCCTCAAGTCAGTGCAAACCCAAGGCAAGTCCCTTCATGCCACTGGGGAAACCAAAGCGGTGTAAATGGAAGCAATAAAATGCAAGGCTAAGATGAAGCTTCAACTCTGGGGGCCATTTTGGCTACAACTATTTACGTACGGAGCACCCTCAGCAAACACGTCAACAAAAATTTAACCCCCACGCTCTGCTGTTTGAGGGCTGGTTTGACAGAGATGAGTGCCGAGCCGCACGGGGACAGAGAGGGGCAGACAACTCGCCCTTTGCTTGGCTGCGGAGGAAGGCTGCACGCGCGGCGTTAGCAGCTGTTTGCTGAGCTGTGTGCCCGGGAAGGGTTGAAAGCAGCCCTATGAACGAGGAGCGGAGAGAGCCGGGCTCGCAGGGTGGACAAGCCCCAGTGGGTTGAGCTGGGTGGGCTCGGAGTAGCCACAGCGGGGCAAATTGCTCCTGGGCAATGGCCGAGCGAGCGCCTctgggcagcacagccctgcaagTTCCCTCCTGCGGGACCACTGCGTCGCGTAGCTTATCCCTCGTAAGACATGCAGCAGTCTAGTGCTCATAATGCAGGGCAACTAAACCACTGCTCTGCACCGTACAGAACTAaccctgcttctgctgcagcccttTAGCCTTCACACATCAACCTTTCTGTGGTAGGCTCTTGCCCAAGTGCCTTCAGCAATAGTTTGCCTTCCCCTAAGCTATCACTGCAGAGTGGTTTCTTCACACCCCCGCTAACAGGTACAGCTTCTGTTGGAGAAAGTAATCAACTAGCACCATCTGCTCTGAGGAATAAATAGCAAGATATCTTCTATAACAATTCTGTAATATCTAGGTACTGTCCTCCCATCACATCCATCCTCTTCCCCTGCCCACCCACCCATCTTCCACCCCCACATCCATGCACAGGAACATGCTCTTGTGGAAAAGCTCAGGCTCAGAAGTGACTTCACTCAAAGAAATTGGAATTGACAGGTAATAAATAGGTCTGTGCTATGCTACTTTCATAAAAATACTCTCTGTGGCTAACACATTTAAATGTGAACGTGGGTTATTGTGCACGCACAGCTATCTCTATTATCATGCACCTTTCACTGTGTGTTTCACtgagtgtattaaaaaaaaacacacaacaaaaaGCCCCCTTTCATTAgtgtaaagacagaaaaatcaaggaACTGCCAGGACAAAGGTGACTCTCTGCACACAGCAAACTCCGTGCACTGGCATAGCAGTGGCTCCCAGAGCAAGTGACGTTGCTtaggaacaacaacaacatgtAGCCCCAAATCACCCCCTCCAAGCTTGCTGGAAGAGAGACTCAGTCTCCCCCAAGAAGTGTAGGAGTGAAGAGCATAGCTCCCTTTTGTGGGTTTTGCTCTCACCCTTCCCTGGAATGGAGATTCATCTGGAGGATGTGGGACAACTTAGTCCCCAGTTGTGCCTGGAGCCCTACCACAAACACTGCCAGGGTCAGTAGGACGTTCAGCCTCACAGAAGTGGGGAACTGAGCCATATCCAGGGGGATGATGATCCTCTAATGCCACCTCTCGCCCAGCTGTACACCTGCATTTGCCTTCCTATGCAGAAGACCACAGGAAAAGCTCCCTTCCCCAAATGCTATATTCGAATAACTGCACTGACCCATCATGTGTCTATGGGAGTAGGGACTGGGTGACCTTGGCCTGGCCTCCCAGTTATTTGCCATGTACTGTTTTTGCATGTTGCTTCCTCAGACCTTGGTCATGAAGGAAGGTAATAGGTGTATGTGGTTTTCTTAGATAGCAAAGTAAGAAATGCCACATGTTCCTTCTCTCAGCAAGGGTCTAGGAAATCACACACTGCTGAGGGACCTCCCTGGAGTCAAAACGCCTTCCACTTCACTCTCCGTTCTGCCTGGCTAGGCGGCACAACTGCTCCAAGAGTCCTGGAAAACTTACCCCATGCTCTGTTTGACCTCCAGTTTGGCACTTGATACAAATCAGCTATTCTCagagtggcattttttttccagatcatGCTAATAAAATCCCTTGAGTTTTGTAGCCGAGAAACTTTTGCAATTTCTTTGGAGGTACCCTGCAGATTAtgaatttattctgaattattattttatgtaatcacatttattttttgttccttctgcaggtctttttaaggtattttctccttcttcagtCTCCAGCCTTTGACTGCTGCACCTGACAGCAGGTGAGGGCAGGGGCAGACCTCCCGCAGGAGTCCTAGTGGTCTACAGAGAGTACAGCTCTACTGCAGAGCTGCTACCACTGATCTTGACAACGTATTGACCTTCCAAATTGCTGGCCTCAATAACCAAGACACGATCAGTATTTCTTATTGTTTATGAATTGATATATCTAGTAAAAGTgtgtcagcagcagctctttaaGTTGTTTGTATAAAGCCTTCTCTATTCTTTAAGATTATGTATGTACCATATCTTTCTAACTGCCTTGCATaattgcatttgaaaacaaGCTGTTTTTAACTTTAAACCACTTTAATGCTTAATAGCATAAAAGACAGCCTTGCTCTGAAAGCTGTATTGTACTCTTTAAATTAGCTAGTGTTAAAAATCAATAGTCAAGGTATATTAAGTAGATTTATAgatcataaaaacaaataaagggAACTGTTGTGATCATTTATTATGACATTCTGTCAAAGAATGGCTATGGTATTATTTTGTTTGGACTAcagcataaattaaaaaagaaaaaaaaaatcaatcgATGGACAAAAAAGTCTTACGCACGGAATCTATAGCAGAGATTCTACCGAATTTGTCCTGGGTTATTGCTCTCCTAGTTAAACAGTGCAGAGCTCATTTCTGAACTGAGCGTGTGCAGCTTAAGCTtcatcttttgcctttctttgccAGATTGAAGAGTTTACCTAAAATCTACTACTGCAAATTAACAGATTAATCCACAATCCTTAATTTGAGCCCTCTCCTGCTCAGTATGCATCTTCAACAGTGAAATCAGCACAGCCTCCCACTTAGACTGCCTGTAATACCCACTACATTTATTCTGGAGAAGCCTTATTAGATCCTGAAGACTTATATGAAACTACATCATACTGTGCCATCACATATAGCTGATTTTCAATTGTGACCCCCAAATCCTTTTTACAGTACTCTCTTCCCAAGTCCAGAGGAATCCTTCTTGTAAACGTAAGCTGATGGAATTTGCATACAGGTATGATTTTTATCTTGGCTGTTTAAAAGCATACAGTgtttactgcttttcatttaagTGAGTGATCTAGATCAGCCCAGGTCATAGACCTCTCCTCTTTGTTGTTTACTTATCTCCATCTTCCT is a window encoding:
- the GPR78 gene encoding G-protein coupled receptor 78 → MDLAGVLLALLLVLVLVVSLLSNLLVLLCFVYSTEIRKQVAGVFLVNLSFCNLLLTVLNMPFTLLGILRNQQPLGGCVCKAVGFLETFLTSNTMLSMAALSIDKWIAVVFPLSYTSKMRYKDAVILMGYSWLHSLTFPLVSLFYSWVDYSSVYASCTLHLKEETERRRFTVFTIVFHATSFMLSLVILCFTYLKVLKVARFHCKRIDIITMQTLVLLVDIHPSVKQRCLNEQKRRRQRATKKISIFIGSFVICFGPYIITRLIELLPFVTINYYWGIISKCLTYSKAASDPFVYSLLRQQYKKVLINIVNRILKRDLYPSSGYNSSLDTENDYCLHRTN